A genomic segment from Triticum dicoccoides isolate Atlit2015 ecotype Zavitan chromosome 1A, WEW_v2.0, whole genome shotgun sequence encodes:
- the LOC119316806 gene encoding peroxidase 1-like — MASRAATMVVLLLAAVAATCARAQLHDKFYSESCPSVEDVVWKEMVRALSLAPSLAGPLLRMHFHDCFVRGCDGSVLLDSANKTAEKDAQPNQTLRGFGFVERVKAAVEKACPDTVSCADILALIARDAVWLSKGPFWTVPLGRRDGSVSISNETDALPPPTSNLTVLTQLFAAVNLDAKDLVVLSAGHTIGTSHCFSFSDRLYNFTGMENPSDIDPSLEPQYMMRLKSKCASLNDNTTHVEMDPGSFKTFDTDYFKLVSKRRGLFHSDGALLTDPFTRAYVQRHATGAFKDEFFADFAASMIKMGNANPLTGSQGEIRKKCSVVNH, encoded by the exons ATGGCATCCAGGGCTGCGACGATGGTGGTGTTGCTGCTCGCGGCGGTGGCGGCAACGTGCGCGCGGGCGCAGCTGCACGACAAGTTCTACAGCGAGTCGTGCCCCAGCGTGGAGGACGTCGTGTGGAAGGAGATGGTGAGGGCGCTGTCACTGGCGCCCAGCCTCGCCGGGCCGCTCCTCCGGATGCacttccacgactgcttcgtcaGG GGGTGCGACGGCTCGGTTCTGCTAGACTCGGCCAACAAGACGGCGGAGAAGGACGCGCAGCCCAACCAGACGCTGCGAGGCTTCGGCTTTGTCGAGAGGGTGAAGGCCGCGGTGGAGAAGGCCTGCCCCGACaccgtctcctgcgccgacatccTCGCCCTCATTGCCAGGGACGCAGTATGGCTG AGCAAGGGTCCATTCTGGACAGTTCCTCTCGGCCGGCGAGACGGCAGCGTGTCCATTTCCAACGAGACCGACGCTCTGCCACCCCCGACCTCCAACCTCACCGTGCTCACCCAGCTCTTCGCCGCCGTGAACCTCGACGCAAAGGACCTTGTCGTCTTGTCCGCCGGGCACACCATCGGgacgtcgcactgcttctccttctCCGACCGGCTCTACAACTTCACCGGCATGGAGAACCCCAGCGATATCGACCCCTCGCTGGAGCCGCAGTACATGATGCGGCTAAAGAGCAAGTGTGCCAGCCTCAACGACAACACCACCCACGTGGAGATGGACCCCGGCAGCTTCAAGACCTTCGACACCGACTACTTCAAGCTGGTGAGCAAGCGGAGGGGCCTCTTCCACTCTGACGGCGCCCTACTCACCGACCCCTTCACCCGCGCCTACGTCCAGCGTCATGCCACCGGCGCCTTCAAGGACGAGTTCTTCGCTGACTTCGCTGCCTCCATGATCAAGATGGGCAATGCCAATCCTCTCACCGGCAGCCAGGGCGAGATCAGGAAGAAGTGCAGCGTGGTTAACCATTAA